CCACCCGTCCGTCCGCAAAATGAATATTGAGCAGATCGTCTTTTTTTATTTCCGGGAACACCGCCGGCCGACCGTCTTTTTCCACCAGCGCAAAACCGCGTTGCAAAATCCGCAGCGGGTTGAGATCTTCCAGCCGGTCGGCCAGATAGCGGCAATTTTCTTTAGCCTTTTCCAAAGTCCTCTTCAGCAATTCGTCCAGCCTCTGCCCGGCATAAGCCAGATCCTGGTATTGGTCGACCAATAGCCGCTCCAGACCGTTTTGCAAAAAATCCGTTATGGCGCCGATTTTCTGCCGCAGTTCCATTTTATCCGGCACGATCAATTCCGCCGCGGCTGACGGCGTGGCCGCGCGCAAGTCCGCTACAAAATCCGTGATCGAAAAATCCACTTCATGTCCGACCGCGCTGACCGTCGGCAGCTGACAGGCCGCTACCGCCCGCGCCACTTCCTCGGTGTTAAAAGCCTGTAAATCCTCCAGCGAGCCGCCGCCGCGCGCCAAAATCAGCGCGTCGTAGCCGCCCGTCTCCTGCGCCAGATTGAGATTATCAATTATGCTTGATACAGCGTTCTCGCCCTGCACCAGCGCCGGATATAAATGAATTTCTATGTTCGGATCGCGGCGTTTGGCAACCGTGATAATGTCGTGTATCGCCGCGCCTTCCGGCGCCGCCAGCACAGCGATCTTGCGCGGATACGGCGGGATCGGTTTTTTACGTTCCGGCGCAAAAAGGCCTGCTTTGTCCAGCTTTTCTTTCAATAGCTCAAACGCGCGCGCCAGATCGCCCAGGCCCGCCAGCTCCAGAAAATAAACCTGCAGGCTGTACGTGCCGCGCTTGTTGAAAACCGCCAGCTTGCCGCGCGCCTGCGCCTGATCGCCGTCCCGCGGCGCATATTTGAGCCGCGCCGCAAAATTCGCAAAAACCACGCAGGAGGCCTGCGCGTCCGCGTCTTTCAGCGTGAAATACCAATGGCCGCCGGTTGTGCTTTTTTTGAAATTGGAAATCTCGCCTTCGACGATCAGGTTGTTGAGCACAATATCCTCATCGACCAGATCTTTGAGATAATCGTTGAGAGCGGAGACGGTCAGGGCTTTTTCCAGCATAGGCGGATTATAGCATCAAGGAAACAGACCGACGCTTCCTACAACTTTTCGACCTGCGTGACAGTTTCTTTAAGTATATTCAAGACGGCCTTTCTATTTTTTGGCTTGAGGCGGGACAACGTGTTTATTACCAGATCAATATAACTATCTTTGACATCCCTGCGGCGGCGAGACGGCAAGAAAGACTCCAGCGTCACGCCCAGAGCCGAAGCGATATTGTGCAGCATTTTTATGGTCGGATTGCGCTGACCGCGCTCGACCTGGGATAAATAATTAATGCCCGCATCGATACTGTAAGCGACAGCCTCTATAGAAAGTTTTTGGCTTTTACGGATAGCGCGTATTTTTTCGCCAATATGAGTCAGCAGCACATCCGCCATAAATGCACCTCTTTTTTAATTTTCTTACGGATTAAATTTCTCTGCCATGCGCTATTGTTATTATCACTAAAGAGTGATATACTATAGGAGTAAATAAAAATTAAGTGGGACACCTTTGTGACAAGAATATTGCAAACCGAATTGAAAGCTGGCGAACAGCTGACCGCCCAGACTATTACTAATCTGATCGCTTTCCCGATCGGCCTTATCCCGCTGCTCAGTTATGTAGCCCGGCAGGTCACAGACCAAGAGCTCCAGAAACAGCAGGACAGCGGAAATATTTACGGAGCTGGCGAGCAGCGCGCCTCGACAGCCCGCGGCGGGCAGTCTAAAATCTAGTTCATGGCTATAGAAAATTACCTCGCGCCCGGCGGCAAAGAGTACACGCTGACAGCCGGACAATTGGCCGGCTTGAATAAAAATGCCAAAATTTTGGACATCGCCTGCGGCCACGGCGCGGCTTCGCTCAATCTTGTCAAGAAATTCGGCTGTCAGGCCACCGCTGTAGATATTGAAGCAAACTTCATCAAAGCCGGCCAGGCCGCCGCGGTGCGTGAAAAAATAAACAGCCGGATAAAATTTATCGTCGGCGATTTCAACAAACAAGAATTTGCCGCTAATTCTTTTGACATGATCATCGCGGAAGGCGGCGCGCTCTCCTACATCGGCCGTGACTCCGGTCTGAAACGCGCGCGCCGCCTGCTCAAAAAGAACGGCTATATTGAAATTTCCGATCTTGTCCTGCGTGGCAAAGCGCTCAGCCGCGAAGTCAAAGATATTTTTTTGAGCGGCCTCAGCGATCTTGATCTCGAAACAGAGGAAAGCTACCGCACTCTGCTCAAAGTCAACGGCTTTGAGATCGTTTTTTGTTCTTACGTCGCGCGGCAGTACTGGGAAATGTATTACGAAAACATCAGGCAAAATTTGAAAAACCGTAAAGGTTTCTTTTCCGACAAAAATGTCCGTGAATCGCTCAATAAAGAAATGCGTTTTTTTTATAAACGCCAGGACCTCGATCAGATCA
The window above is part of the Candidatus Margulisiibacteriota bacterium genome. Proteins encoded here:
- a CDS encoding methyltransferase domain-containing protein; this translates as MAIENYLAPGGKEYTLTAGQLAGLNKNAKILDIACGHGAASLNLVKKFGCQATAVDIEANFIKAGQAAAVREKINSRIKFIVGDFNKQEFAANSFDMIIAEGGALSYIGRDSGLKRARRLLKKNGYIEISDLVLRGKALSREVKDIFLSGLSDLDLETEESYRTLLKVNGFEIVFCSYVARQYWEMYYENIRQNLKNRKGFFSDKNVRESLNKEMRFFYKRQDLDQISYLFIVAKKR
- a CDS encoding helix-turn-helix domain-containing protein yields the protein MADVLLTHIGEKIRAIRKSQKLSIEAVAYSIDAGINYLSQVERGQRNPTIKMLHNIASALGVTLESFLPSRRRRDVKDSYIDLVINTLSRLKPKNRKAVLNILKETVTQVEKL
- the xseA gene encoding exodeoxyribonuclease VII large subunit, which gives rise to MLEKALTVSALNDYLKDLVDEDIVLNNLIVEGEISNFKKSTTGGHWYFTLKDADAQASCVVFANFAARLKYAPRDGDQAQARGKLAVFNKRGTYSLQVYFLELAGLGDLARAFELLKEKLDKAGLFAPERKKPIPPYPRKIAVLAAPEGAAIHDIITVAKRRDPNIEIHLYPALVQGENAVSSIIDNLNLAQETGGYDALILARGGGSLEDLQAFNTEEVARAVAACQLPTVSAVGHEVDFSITDFVADLRAATPSAAAELIVPDKMELRQKIGAITDFLQNGLERLLVDQYQDLAYAGQRLDELLKRTLEKAKENCRYLADRLEDLNPLRILQRGFALVEKDGRPAVFPEIKKDDLLNIHFADGRVEARALKIVEK